Genomic window (Prevotella melaninogenica ATCC 25845):
TTCATGTTGGTTGTCACGCACATGCATCTCCTATCTCATTAGTACCTTCAATCAGCACCTCTTGTAATAGTTATTACTGTTGGGGACTCTATCATATGCTCTCCAATCGTAGGAAATATAAGACATTGGAGGATGCTATGAACGTGTGGCGCGACTACATGGTATCAATGGGTTTCGGTTATAAATTAGGTATTGATCTTCCTGGTGAGAAGCGCGGTATGATTCCAAATGCGAAGTTCTATGATAATGCTTTTAAGAAATGGAATCCGCTTTCGGTTATCTCTATTTCTATCGGTCAGGGTGAGGTCAACCTTACTCCACTGCAGATTGCTAACCTCGGTGCTACGATTGCGAATCGTGGTTATTACATTGCGCCACATGTTGTACGTAGTATTCAAGGGAAAAAACTCGATAAGAAGTATGTGGAGAAGCACCATACAAAGGGAAGTCTAAGAGCTTACCAAGAAGTAATAGCGGGTATGGTTTCATCAGTACGTGGTGGAACTTGTGCGCATGCGGTTCATCCTGGTTACTCATTGGCAGGTAAGACGGGTACGGCTCAGAACCGTGGTAAGGACCACTCTGTGTTTATGGGCTTTGCACCTGTTGATACTCCAAAGATAGCTATTGCTGTTTATGTTGAGAATGGTGGATTTGGTGCAGACTACGGTGTGCCAATTGGTTCGCTAATGATAGAGCAGTATATTAATGGAAAGCTTACTCCTGGTGATGAAGCTCGTGCTGCAGCGGTTCAGAAACGTCATATCGCTTACTCCTTTAAGCGTCCTTTGTCACGTGCTGACTCTCTTCGTCTCGACTCTATTAAGCGTGTAAATACTATTAGAGACTCGCTGAAGAAGGTAAAAGAGAAGCAGGATTTAGCTGATGCAGAAAAGCTGAAGGAAGCAAAGGCAAGAAAAGAAGCTGAGGAAAAGGAGAAGAAGAAGCAACCACAGAACGAACCTGCTATCCGTGTAGAGCCTGAAACAACGGTTAAGACGGAGAAGAAAGAGAAGGATAAGGAAGGCGATAAGAAGGAAAAAGAAAAAGAAAAGAATAAAGACAGTCGAAAGGATAATAAGGAAAAGTCTAAGGTGAAGGAAAAGCCTAAGGAGCAATCCAAAGACAAAGCAAAGGAACAACCCAAGGTGAAGTCTAAGGAACAGACGAAAGAAAAGCCTAAGGAGCAACCTAAGGCTAAACCGAAGGAACAAGTAAAAGATAAACCAAAGGAACAGCCTAAAGAGAAATCAAAGGGTCAATCCAACGATAAACAAAAAAGCAAGGAGAAAGTAAATCGTGCCAAGTAATTATACAGCAGACAGACAACCAGGTGTACTTCGTTCATTAGATTGGTGGACGATAGGTATCTATATTGCGTTGCTCACCTTTGGATGGGTGAGTGTCTGTGGTGCAAGTTATACTTATGGCGATACAGAGATTTTCTCACTTTCAACCCGTTCGGGTATGCAGATTGTGTGGATTGGTACTTCTATCTGTTTAGGCTTTGTGCTTCTAATGATGGACGACCGTTTCTATGACACCTTTGCTTATGTCATCTATGGTTTGTTAGTACTACTGCTCTTCGCCACAATCTTTAATCCTCATAGTATTAAGGGTTCTCGCTCGTGGCTCGTTATGGGTCCACTCCGATTGCAGCCTGCCGAGTTCGCGAAATTTGCAACGGCATTAGCAATAGCCAAGTTTATGTCGGCTTATGGCTTTACTATCAAGAATTGGAAGCATTTTGCTGGTGCGTGCGGAATCATTTTCCTACCAATGCTGTGTATTGTCGGACAGCGTGAGACAGGTTCTGCCTTGGTTTATTTTTCTTTCTTCCTCATGCTTTATCGTGAAGGAATGTCTGGTGTGTTCCTATTCACTGGGCTGGCAATGGTCATTTACTTTGTTGTCGGAATCAAGTATGAGGAAATCTTGTTATGGGATACCCCTACATCCTTAGGAAAGTTTGTTGTACTCCTACTTGTTCAGATATTCTCTTCGGTCATGGTGTGGGTCTATGTGGGTGACAAAGGACGTACGCGCCTATTGCTAACTTATGTCTTTGGTGTCACAGGACTTGCCTTGCTCTTCTCAGAGTTTGTTATTCCGTTTGATGTTGTTTGGATACAGTTGGTTTTATCAGCATGTGTCATTGGTTATTTAGTTTATAATGCAATGAACACTCGCTTTGCTAACTATTTCTATATTGCATTGTTTGCTTTAGGGTCAATTGCTTTTTTCTATTCAGCAGACTATGTGTTGAACGATGTCATGCAGCCACACCAGCGTGTGCGTATCAACGTACTTTTAGGCTTAGATGAGGACTTAGCAGGAGCAGGATATAATGTACATCAGAGTGAGATAGCCATTGGCTCTGGTGGCTTACAAGGTAAAGGTTTCTTGAATGGTACACAAACTAAATTGAAGTTTGTACCAGAGCAGGATACAGACTTTATCTTCTGTACGGTAGGTGAGGAGGAGGGTTTCCTCGGTTCAGCCTCTGTTCTTGTGCTGTTCCTCTTCCTAATACTCCGATTAATGTACCTTGCCGATCGACAACCCTTTAAGTTTGGGCGAGTCTATGGCTATTGTGTTGCAGGAATATTCCTATTCCATCTTTTTATTAACGTAGGAATGGTATTAGGTTTGACGCCAGTTATTGGTATTCCGTTACCTTTCTTTAGTTACGGAGGTTCTTCTCTTTGGGGCTTTACGTTGCTCCTATTTATTTTCCTCCGCATAGATGCAGGACGTAATCTTATCCGTCAGTAGGCGATAGGACTACGCTTGGATATTGATTGCATAGTATTTGGCAATATGTTTTGTGCTTCGCACCATTGGTGTTAAGCCTCCGCACCACACGTGCTAAGCATCAACACCATTTGTGTTAAGCATTATCACCATTTTAGTATATGGCTTGTAGGGGAAGTAATTGCCATGAAATGAAAGAGAGTATGATACTAATACTCGCTAAATATGATATTATAGCTCAGGCAGGTGCTACTTAGGCTTATTCCTGCATAAGTAAAGGCTGCTTCATGACTCTAATGTATGGAGGATGAAGCAGCCTTTATAGTTTGTCTCTAATGTTTACTTCTTGAGGAGCCTGATACCTACATCGCTGATACCAGGAAGTGACTCACGGCTCATGATATGACGTATCGTGACGTGCATAGAGTCATTGCGATTGAGGCGGAATGCGGTAATTGCCTGACGTATTTCAGTATTTGAGATACCTTTCTGTCCTACCAATATTCCCTTATCATTGATAATCTCACAATTAATAGTATCATTATATGTCTTTTCTCGCTTCTTCCGTTGTCTGTAGTAGATTACCTTCCGTTCAATAATCATACTTATGTTGCGGTAAGGATAAGTCTGTGCAGCACGTAGGCAGAGGTCTAATTGGTAGTTACCTTCCCATTGGCGAGGGATATCAAAAGAAAGTGTATCATTGCGTGACCACCCCTGTAGTGACACACTTCTATATTGGTCATAGGTGCGTGGGTCACTGCATGAAGCAGCACCCATGGTAATTACCATGAGTGCTATGATATATAATAAGGTGGAAACCTTATGTCTCATTCTTGTTTTCTTTCTGTTTGCTGAGGCTGTCTGCCTTCATATCTATTGTTCTGTGGAGTAGCTTCGCTCTGTTGTTGTGCAGGACGAGGACCGTTATAAGGACGACGATTACCATTCTGAGGGCGACGGTTATCGTTCTGTGGACGTCTGTTGTCATTTGGCTGACGGTAGTTGTCCTGTCCATCACGCTGATTTCGACGGTCGTCGCGTTGTGGTCTACCACCTTGCTGTCCGTTGTTGTTGCGTGGTTGGTTGTTCTTTTTGCGTTTCTTAGCCTTATCAAATCGACTGAGGTCAGCACCAGCAAGGAGGTCAACAGGCTTCTTAGCTGGTTTTGCCTTACCATCTTCAAGGAGCGAAAGAGGCTTCTCACCACGTCGGTTGAGTTCGATAATCTCCTTTGCACGCTCCGCACTGATGGTCTCGAGGTTTGCTGCAAGGTTCTTATCGGTAGAGTAGGTGCATTGACCATTGAGGATATCCGTCTTGAAGAGATGGTATTCGCCATCCATTGTCTCCAAGATAACCTCCCTACTTGGAAGCTTTCTGCCTGCCTCCATATAGTCGTCAACCTCATAGTTCAGGCAACATTTTAGCTTAGCACACATACCCGCCAGTTTGGTTGGGTTGAGTGAGATGTCCTGAATACGGGCAGCTGTGGTCGAAACACTGGAGAAATTCTTCATCCAAGTAGCACAGCAAAGCTCACGACCACATGGACCTGTACCGCCAATGCGTCCTGCTTCCTGTCGTGCACCAATCTGTTTCATTTCGATTCGTACGTGGAAGGCAGCAGCAAGGTCCTTGATAAGCTGGCGGAAGTCGACACGTTCGTCGGCAATGTAGTAGAAGATAGCTTTGTTTCCATCGCCCTGATACTCTACGTCGCCAATCTTCATCTTCAGTCCTAAACCCTTCGCAATCTGTCGGCTCTCAATCATTGTAGCGTGTTCACGTGCTTTTGCCTCGTGATACTTTTGCATATCAACTTCTTTTGCAAGTCGATAGACACGTTTGATGTCGTCTGGTGACTTCACACTTGACGACTTCTTAATCTGCAGTTTAACGAGTCGTCCTGTCAGTGTAACGACTCCGATATCGTGTCCAGGGTTAGCTTCTACAGCCACGATGTCACCCTTCTTTAGGTCAAGATTGTTGACATTGTGATAGTAACCCTTACGAGTATTCTTGAATTGAACCTCAACAAGGTCAGTTGTCTGGTTGTTTCCAGGCACGTCAGCTAACCAGTCAAACGTGTTTAACTGGTGGTTTTGTCTGCCACAACCTTTGTGGCATAAGCCTCGGTCGCAACCATGCCAGACCTTGAATTTCATATCTTTGTAATCCATTGATTGTTTCTTTTTGTTTATATATATGTTGTAAGCCTCCAAGTTCCTCTTTGCTTGTAGAGTTTGGTAGGCTGTGATAAGCAATGATTAATTATATAGTACAGGTTTCAAGCATATAACTTGTCAACTTGTTAACTCGTCTACTTGTTCACCTGTCCACTCGTCTACTTCTTCAACAACAGCACAATGAGTTTCAATGCCATGTCATAGAAGACAATCTTAGCGTTTGCATTCTGTCCGATAT
Coding sequences:
- the mrdA gene encoding penicillin-binding protein 2, with protein sequence MKNYDLEKRRLVLSAVAIGIVVIYIIRLFALQIASDDYRKSADSNAFLKKIEFPSRGSITDRNGKLLVFNQPAYDIMVVTNEMKGHLDTLEFCKALNITKADFINRMANIKDRSKNPGYSRFTQQLFLSQLSDKDFSAFQEKLYRFPGFYIQKRSVRQYQRAIAAHVLGDVAEVSQGDIEEDEYYQPGDYIGKMGVEREYEKDLRGVKGVQILLRDAHGQIQGRYQNGKYDQRPHPGRDIQLGLDAELQALGERLMEGKLGAVVAIEPKTGQILAMVSAPTFDPRSMIGKLRGKYQRDMTLDPAKPLLNRAIMGQYPPGSTFKTGQAVTYFTEGIVTDSTRYPCHHGFNFKGLHVGCHAHASPISLVPSISTSCNSYYCWGLYHMLSNRRKYKTLEDAMNVWRDYMVSMGFGYKLGIDLPGEKRGMIPNAKFYDNAFKKWNPLSVISISIGQGEVNLTPLQIANLGATIANRGYYIAPHVVRSIQGKKLDKKYVEKHHTKGSLRAYQEVIAGMVSSVRGGTCAHAVHPGYSLAGKTGTAQNRGKDHSVFMGFAPVDTPKIAIAVYVENGGFGADYGVPIGSLMIEQYINGKLTPGDEARAAAVQKRHIAYSFKRPLSRADSLRLDSIKRVNTIRDSLKKVKEKQDLADAEKLKEAKARKEAEEKEKKKQPQNEPAIRVEPETTVKTEKKEKDKEGDKKEKEKEKNKDSRKDNKEKSKVKEKPKEQSKDKAKEQPKVKSKEQTKEKPKEQPKAKPKEQVKDKPKEQPKEKSKGQSNDKQKSKEKVNRAK
- the rodA gene encoding rod shape-determining protein RodA, with translation MPSNYTADRQPGVLRSLDWWTIGIYIALLTFGWVSVCGASYTYGDTEIFSLSTRSGMQIVWIGTSICLGFVLLMMDDRFYDTFAYVIYGLLVLLLFATIFNPHSIKGSRSWLVMGPLRLQPAEFAKFATALAIAKFMSAYGFTIKNWKHFAGACGIIFLPMLCIVGQRETGSALVYFSFFLMLYREGMSGVFLFTGLAMVIYFVVGIKYEEILLWDTPTSLGKFVVLLLVQIFSSVMVWVYVGDKGRTRLLLTYVFGVTGLALLFSEFVIPFDVVWIQLVLSACVIGYLVYNAMNTRFANYFYIALFALGSIAFFYSADYVLNDVMQPHQRVRINVLLGLDEDLAGAGYNVHQSEIAIGSGGLQGKGFLNGTQTKLKFVPEQDTDFIFCTVGEEEGFLGSASVLVLFLFLILRLMYLADRQPFKFGRVYGYCVAGIFLFHLFINVGMVLGLTPVIGIPLPFFSYGGSSLWGFTLLLFIFLRIDAGRNLIRQ
- a CDS encoding gliding motility lipoprotein GldH, which gives rise to MRHKVSTLLYIIALMVITMGAASCSDPRTYDQYRSVSLQGWSRNDTLSFDIPRQWEGNYQLDLCLRAAQTYPYRNISMIIERKVIYYRQRKKREKTYNDTINCEIINDKGILVGQKGISNTEIRQAITAFRLNRNDSMHVTIRHIMSRESLPGISDVGIRLLKK
- the ricT gene encoding stage 0 sporulation family protein, with protein sequence MDYKDMKFKVWHGCDRGLCHKGCGRQNHQLNTFDWLADVPGNNQTTDLVEVQFKNTRKGYYHNVNNLDLKKGDIVAVEANPGHDIGVVTLTGRLVKLQIKKSSSVKSPDDIKRVYRLAKEVDMQKYHEAKAREHATMIESRQIAKGLGLKMKIGDVEYQGDGNKAIFYYIADERVDFRQLIKDLAAAFHVRIEMKQIGARQEAGRIGGTGPCGRELCCATWMKNFSSVSTTAARIQDISLNPTKLAGMCAKLKCCLNYEVDDYMEAGRKLPSREVILETMDGEYHLFKTDILNGQCTYSTDKNLAANLETISAERAKEIIELNRRGEKPLSLLEDGKAKPAKKPVDLLAGADLSRFDKAKKRKKNNQPRNNNGQQGGRPQRDDRRNQRDGQDNYRQPNDNRRPQNDNRRPQNGNRRPYNGPRPAQQQSEATPQNNRYEGRQPQQTERKQE